The following coding sequences lie in one Stigmatopora nigra isolate UIUO_SnigA chromosome 4, RoL_Snig_1.1, whole genome shotgun sequence genomic window:
- the LOC144195752 gene encoding cell cycle checkpoint control protein RAD9B-like: MNCALEGNCIKAFGKAIHALSRIGDELWFDPTVKGLALRSVNSSETAYACFSFSPMFFHNYSLASDQATKPIRCKLPMKSLLPLFRSSITNERNVERCQISVDNPTDRVKVQFFCRHGITKTHNLCYQESSPLQAVFDSHFCPNVLKGPARLLANMVMHFQRYQEEVTLLISPQRVSLRNFSEGRNEHVKMYTEMSLHPDEFDFFQSGGDSAITFCLKELKALVSFAESLCLMISLQFGAAGKPLCFSVEDTVLEVTVVLASLNDYDSGGPPLPTKTLEPTMSRCTDATTRDDLSSERADMEVVPSSQNSPNDPPESLLLLYNSKLLQVCTTDVTSSSPASSMICSLLFRATSSQRDDDNCAASVLAFDTEVEEDEDPGGIAKLSSPQS; this comes from the exons ATGAACTGTGCTCTTGAAGGAAACTGcataaaag CTTTTGGAAAGGCTATTCATGCACTTTCGAGAATTGGAGATGAGCTGTGGTTTGATCCCACAGTCAAAGGG TTGGCCCTGAGGTCAGTGAATTCGTCTGAGACCGCATATGCCTGCTTCTCCTTCTCGCCAATGTTCTTCCACAACTACAGCTTGGCATCAGACCAAGCCACTAAACCCATTCGATGCAAGCTTCCCATGAAG TCTTTGCTGCCACTTTTTCGATCTTCTATTACCAACGAGCGAAATGTGGAGCGTTGTCAAATATCTGTGGACAATCCAACTGACAGAGTCAAGGTTCAGTTTTTCTGTCGGCACG GcatcacaaaaacacacaacctGTGTTACCAGGAGAGCTCTCCTCTGCAGGCTGTGTTTGATTCCCATTTCTGCCCTAATGTGCTCAAAGGTCCAGCCAG ACTTCTTGCGAATATGGTGATGCATTTTCAAAGATATCAGGAGGAAGTCACCCTATTGATATCTCCTCAGCGAGTAAGTTTGAGGAATTTCAGTGAAGGACGAAATG AGCACGTGAAGATGTACACCGAGATGTCCTTACACCCCGatgaatttgacttttttcagtCTGGGGGCGACTCAGCCATAACCTTCTGCCTGAAGGAGCTGAAG GCTTTGGTATCCTTTGCGGAGTCCCTCTGTCTAATGATCTCTCTCCAATTTGGTGCTGCAGGAAA GCCCCTGTGCTTTTCTGTGGAGGACACCGTCCTGGAGGTCACTGTGGTGCTGGCTAGTTTGAATGACTATGACAGCGGAGGACCACCCCTACCGACAAAGACGCTAGAACCAACGATGTCTCG ATGTACAGATGCTACGACCAGAGACGACCTTTCCAGTGAAAGAGCTGACATGGAGGTGGTCCCATCCAGCCAGAACAGCCCCAACGACCCTCCAGAATCTCTTTTGCTGCTTTATAATAGCAAACTTCTTCAAGTTTGCACCACCGATGTGACCAGTAGTAGTCCTGCTTCCTCCATG ATCTGTTCCCTCCTGTTTCGAGCTACGTCATCACAGCGAGATGATGACAACTGCGCCGCCTCTGTTCTAGCTTTTGACACTGAAGTGGAGGAGGATGAAGACCCGGGAGGAATCGCCAAATTATCAAGTCCCCAAAGTTGA
- the LOC144195023 gene encoding ubiquitin-conjugating enzyme E2 G1-like: MTEQSALLLRKQLAELNKNPVEGFSAGLIDDDDIYKWEVVIIGPQDTLFEGGFFKAYLTFPYDYPLRPPKMKFITEIWHPNVAKNGDVCISILHEPGEDKFGYEKPEERWLPIHTVETIMISVISMLADPNSDSPANVDAAKEWREDPNGEFKRKVARCVRKSQEMAFD, translated from the exons ATGACCGAACAATCAGCGTTGCTTCTCCGAAAACAACTTGCAG AGCTCAACAAGAACCCTGTGGAGGGCTTTTCGGCAGGTCTCATAGATGATGACGATATTTATAAATGGGAAGTCGTGATCATCGGCCCCCAAGACACCCTTTT TGAAGGAGGGTTTTTTAAAGCATACTTAACATTCCCATACGATTATCCTCTTCGGCCTCCAAAGATGAAGTTCATAACCGAAATCTGGCACCCAAACG TGGCAAAAAATGGGGATGTGTGCATCTCCATCCTGCACGAGCCCGGAGAGGACAAGTTTGGTTATGAGAAGCCCGAAGAGCGCTGGCTGCCCATCCACACAGTCGAGACAATCATGATTAGTGTCATCTCCATGTTGGCGGACCCCAACAGCGATTCACCGGCTAACGTAGACGCTGCT AAAGAGTGGAGGGAGGACCCCAACGGCGAATTTAAGCGGAAAGTGGCTCGTTGTGTAAGAAAAAGTCAAGAGATGGCCTTTGACTAG